From a region of the Lactuca sativa cultivar Salinas chromosome 4, Lsat_Salinas_v11, whole genome shotgun sequence genome:
- the LOC111909151 gene encoding uncharacterized protein LOC111909151, with protein MDNFPPPIIPSSDDNDSDDDFILYMLLSAARDVVCERCESSNVDKKHRKWINRDREAAHELLVRDYFAVDSLYDLSKFEERFRISRTLFLRIARDLARNYEFFQLRWDARGKRDFTTIQKCTAALRQLGYGITANALDEYLKMSDRTGRECTYLFCEYVIELYRDIYLQHQTKSDVEQLYVVHQAKHGFPGMLGSIDCTHWEWENCPNVWHGQFARGDHGVPIVILEAVVSNDLWFWHAFFGMAGSNNDLNVLQASPIFNDILQGKAPEMPYVVNGNEYKYGYYLGDGIYPEYATFVKSYTFPADDKRKMFKLAQESARKDVERTFGVLKQR; from the coding sequence ATGGATAATTTTCCACCTCCAATTATTCCGTCTTCCGATGATAACGATTCTGATGACGATTTTATTTTGTATATGCTGTTATCCGCGGCACGAGACGTGGTATGTGAGAGGTGCGAAAGTTCAAACGTCGACAAGAAGCATAGAAAATGGATCAACCGAGATCGAGAGGCGGCACATGAACTTTTGGTACGTGATTATTTTGCCGTTGATAGTTTATATGATCTATCTAAATTTGAAGAacgttttcgtattagtagaacTTTATTTTTACGTATCGCTAGAGATTTGGCACGTAATTATGAATTTTTTCAATTACGATGGGATGCTAGAGGTAAACGCGATTTTACCACAATACAAAAATGTACGGCCGCTCTTAGACAATTGGGATATGGTATAACCGCAAACGCATTAGATGAGTATCTGAAAATGTCTGATAGGACGGGTCGAGAGTGTACATATTTATTTTGTGAGTATGTCATAGAGCTTTACCGTGACATATACTTGCAACATCAGACTAAAAGCGATGTCGAACAGTTGTATGTCGTACATCAAGCGAAACATGGTTTTCCAGGGATGCTTGGTAgcattgattgtacacattgggaGTGGGAAAATTGTCCGAACGTGTGGCATGGCCAGTTCGCGCGAGGTGATCATGGGGTGCCGATTGTTATTTTGGAGGCGGTGGTTTCAAATGACCTATGGTTTTGGCATGCATTCTTTGGTATGGCCGGGTCAAACAATGACTTGAATGTGCTCCAAGCGTCTCCGATATTTAACGATATTTTACAGGGCAAAGCACCAGAAATGCCATATGTTGTCAATGGAAATGaatacaaatatgggtattacCTAGGTGATGGGATATATCCAGAATACGCTACGTTTGTCAAGTCATACACATTTCCGGCCGACGATAAACGTAAAATGTTCAAGTTAGCACAAGAATCTGCAAGGAAGGATGTAGAACGGACGTTTGGAGTCCTCAAACAAAGATGA